The following nucleotide sequence is from Branchiostoma lanceolatum isolate klBraLanc5 chromosome 18, klBraLanc5.hap2, whole genome shotgun sequence.
CAAGGAACTGGCATACAAAGCCCTGGTTCGGCCAATTGTAGAGTACGCCTGCTGTGTCTGGGACCCCCACACCACCGGGAACACCAACAAGCTCGAAAAGATCCAGCGCAGAGCCGCACGGTTCGTCCTCAACCGTCACAGAAACACTTCCAGTGTTTCTGACATGCTCGACCAACCACAGTGGGTCCCTCTGCAAGACCGTCGCCGCTCCATCCGTCTCACCATGCTTTACAAGATCAAGCACGGCCTGGCATGTGTGAGATGCGACGCGCTGAAACCCCTGACTGACAGCAACAGGAGAAGACGGAGAGTTCACAGTCAACAGTTCCGACACTTCAACTGTCGTACAGACTACAGACTGTACTCTTTTTTCCCACGCACCGTCCGCGACTGGAATACATTGCCTGAAGCCACAGTCCAGTCCTCGTCCCTGGCCACCTTCATCTCGAAGGTGTCCAGTTCCGCTTAGAACCTGACCCTTGACCCGTGACATGTCAGTGATGGCCGATATCCGGCCGATGGACATtatcggaagaagaagaagaagaagaatcatTAGAAGTAGGTCATCGTTATTGAACAGAGAAATTCTTACCAGGCGCAATCGTCGTCCCTGATGCAGTCGTTTGCgctgttgttgtttctgtaaatgaatatgcatatcattatacaataaaggtcttcattcattaagcATTGTTATGTAAGTTTTGTTCATAGGCTGAATCACATTGACAGTCTGCCATTCAGTGCTAACTTAGATGACCTCACTACTACACTTTGACATTTACTTGGTTGAAAAGTCCGTGCACAACTTGAGGTGAAGAAAAAATGATGAAACTGTAGGAGGGTAGATTGGGCTAGGGTCCCTACAAAGCTCCGCGGACAACGTTTTTACTAACTACATCATGTTAACATGATGTAGTTAGTATGTCATAATGACAGACTGAGCTGATTTCAAGCTGACCACACCCTAGTTAGTCCGTCGGAAGCAAGATCAGTTCCTCTCTGAGTCACTTACGATTAGTCTAAGAAGCTGAAATAACATATGTTTAATGACGAATGTCTCTTTAGGtaacatgccaaatttcatttCTGAAATCTTAATAGTCAttgttttacagctgctaggatggagtgaggtgtgatatTAGAGGCGGTTGAATTCATAGCCGAATTCGTAATCTGTTGATTAAAGGTTTTGTAGATAACTTCTCCATCAATCCAGAGGAACGAAATTTTACTCAGTTATTGAGTGTTTAAAGACCACAAATTATAATAAGTTTCGTTCCTCTTAAGCTATGGTGAACATAATGGTTATTCAGGACCCTGACGACCGCTCTGAATTCAACTCATACCTCACTCCACTCTAGAAACGAAAATAGAAAAACTGACTAGATCATAGAGATGAAAATTAGCATGTGGCTTATAGAAGTATGgcttttgatacatgtgcagtttcagtccCCTACAATGGCTACAGTTGGGTCAGAGCAATGTTTAATTACACGGTAATTGAACCTCCCTTGTGCTGCTCTTTGCTTCCGACGGACTAACTAGGGTGTGGTTAGTTTGAAATCAGCTCAGTctgtcatgaaaatttgaacaacaaaCTGAGATATATCAGCCCAAAGACAATATGTGTCTTTACATTGtagccaaatttcaactcatttgatgaaaaaatgagcctgttatgaaGCAAAAGGCAAAACGTAATGGATCACCCTCGTAGCTGAAAGTGTTGTTATTATCTAATGAGGACACTCCTATTGTAGTGGTGTCTTCATTAGTTCATTAGATACTAACAACACTTCCAGAGACACTAATATTTGGTgccaacgagttccactctatggtAGTTCTAGCTATAGGGATCGCACGATCGACAAGTTTGCAATGCCATTGTTCATAGGACAGTTGTGGGCGTTTCTTACAAGATAAAGCTATCTTGTGACAGAAAAAGGCTGTCATTGCTCCTTGGAACAAACTTTTCTGTCAAAACTTCGTTCAAAACTGTACCACACAGAAATTGTGACAAAGGTTACACTTACCGACATTGAGCGTTAGCGTCAGTAGTACGGCCAAAGACGCCTTCACAAGAAAAGGGCGGGAAGAACGCTTCGTCAGTGTTGCACCGGCCATTTTTACTTGCCCCAGTTATGTATACTATTGTCCTGATCCACAGAAAATGCGGTAGCACAACCGGTTATTCTTCTTTCATGCTGTGCGGCTTGTTGTAGAGGACCGCCATGTCAATACTTCTATCCAACTAGCCGGACACAGGTCACGCCAGGTCGTTTTCAAGACAACGTGCGGATCATGTTTCACCATTCTCGGCTtgatagcaaggaggttaattttaaccttaacgttgggtaacataaattcgggatttttccgataatgattgactgaaatcaatctagcagaacaataaaccatcctttttttctattattctgtcagtatcatgtactatctttgcactaatcatatatatggtagattttgtctctagtgctgctgacaccagaatatttcaacttgaaactaccgtccgctgcacgcacaatgacggtgctgtcggacaggggtgaacattaattcgggagagaagattcgtcttgaatatcttaccgctaattacattttatacagcagctattcgttccatccttggcttgaggagagtgctatggatatagaagtgtccaagtaaaaaaatacacgaaaaaaacggccgtaccgcacacatcaggcctacgggaacaacccgtgtgttgagtcggtagctatagaacgtcaaagtcgacatccaccgtcatggcaacgtttacattattcatggcaagttagccggatgccgtagcattgataatactactatgtccatgtattccttgttgtgttaggagcaaactttgaggaaaatatcgtcctcaggccacaatcacacgcaacatttagacaaaaaagtgttcctcacaaacctttgtcgtctgcttgacaacaggattctgggtaatgatatggcggcgggaaaatacacgtgccgtaggttgtagcaacaaagaggggttttgatgattgatcacacttagagtccaattgcaggtcagcaattttaagaaaataagttgtcttgtaaatgattgtgtttagcaggaagcggatgtaacatttgtcttataaaccagccgacaacgatgtagtgtgattctccctcgaagccctcagactgttccaataagggacggagagtttttgtcctcgtcgccttctaatgcatgcttatcgaagcttttcagacagtgttctgaatatgttagtctgtcaagtttgcatttctagcggtattactgatgttgcatctagcacatatccctaaataccccgttttcgaaaaatcccgaatttaagtaccctacgaatttatgttacccaacgttacatgttgcTGTAACTTGTTTGTTactccggctgttttctttgattGTTGCCAGTGTCTGTGAAAAAGTATGCGTATAGGGCTAAAAGATGAGATGCCAAAATGCAAAGGCAATATTAATTtcaatatttgattttttttttcataacgaAAAACTCATTTTCATTCAATACTTGATTTATTTTATGTACGCTACAGGTTAGGCTAGTGGGGTGGCTAATATGTACGATTGCAAGCTTTCGGCCACCCTTGCAGAGTTATATTACTATCTAtagtattgtttttttcattgcattttcacataaacaaaaataacaacaatatgTGTAGACAATAAAAACATACTATAAGGAACATGAATATCACGGATCCTGTCATTACATACGCACAATATATAACGGAAAGGAAACTGTAGTGAGTACAAATCAGGTCCATCGAATTGGTAAAcaaggaaaatgaacatataATGTAGGACTAAGGATAACATCTTTATTATTGTTTTCGCTTAGGATGTCTTTGTTATGTGCTAAATAATTACATATTACTCGCATGCAAATAGACTCTATCAAGTTTAACCGACTAACATGGCGGCTGTTATGTCACTACGGTACACTGAACACAATTTTCAAGCATTAGACAATATGTAGCAACAATAACAATGATAATGTTTACAACtgtactttacatttggaaccgcatcatctCACCACAGTTGATGAGCAATGTCTATCAATGTAACATTAATATACATTTGGGACAGCATTGTTTGTAGTGACACTTAgctcagtgcactgtgaacaagtcagtattgccctgatgaagatgacagttatcgaaacgttggctcttgaaaatacttggttgtaaataaaagagctttgctattcagtcattctccaACCTGACGAAATTATTTACGGATTATCCTGCTGTGGCGGCGTCGGTCACTTTCTTTCTTCCCTCAGCGACGCCGGCGTTCTGTAGAAAATGACAGAATGAAAAAGAGAAGTGATACATTTGGTAATAGAATAGCTTTGGCCCAAAATAACAGTTAGAGATCGTAGGAATCACCTAAGCACGTCCTGTGATACTACATGATGCCAAGGACAGAACAAGAGCTTTTAGAAAATAGCGAAGGTTGGACGAACAAAGAAATAGAGACGaaaaaaatggcgtttttttAAATTCGAGTTTGAAGCCATATAAAGTGCTCTGTGTTTAAGAACGTTAAAAACagattttggaatattttgatcACTTACCTTTGTTAAGCTGCCTGCCCCCTGCCACACGTACAGACGCGGTACATGTACCAGGCAAAGGCCACGACCCACAGGAACATGCAGATAGAACCCAGGATAACTCCAGCTAGGCCGCCGTCTGAAAGATGGTTTAATGTAATGAAATTAAATGTTGCAATGAATGTAACGATGGTACAGTATACTCCCTCCTAAATTGAACTGCTCTTGATAGACCATGTTGATAGAAGTTCGATTATGAAAGACCCCATTGAGTATGATAGGTTCGGGCTTGACCTGATGTGGAAGCTTCCTATTATCATAAACGTACAGAAACCGAGTAGAACGGTTACAAACTCTACAAATAAACGGAAAAGAAGGGAAGGAGAGACagaggggggagggagagagagagagagagaaaagagtaagagagagacagagaggggcagacagagagtgatcgagagagaaacagagagagagagatagagagagacagagaaagagagagacgaTATCGTAAACAGAGAGATCAAGTACAAGAGTTTGACGTTTTTCAGTAAATCAATGTTTTTCGGAGATTTCACTTTTTCATATCGGGATGTAAAATGTTATGTATAGAGTGGTTCATCTAACTACCTTGTCCTACTCTGAGGGCCGCATTAACAGTTCCGGAGATTGAAGTCATTAATCCCACAGCGATCAGTAGGGACATGGTGGCGTAGGAGAACCTGGGTCCAACTCCTggagacaaaaaaagaagaaaacaaataagtCACAAAACCCGCAAATTAAAAACTGAAGCATTGGCTTTTGTTAGGACGAAAACATtgaaggggggtggggggtggcaaGATGAGTTACGCTTGGAACCGCATTCTTCGCCTGCAGTTGCGCTACCTACTTGCAGCATTTTAGATATAGATTTCTGCTACCTACTAGCGTAAGAGAACCTCGGCCCCACGCCTGGAACCAGAGAAGTATAAAAACCTCGGAACAAAACACTTGAAGCAAGATAGTGGCGTCCTATCCTGGGTACCAGCCTCCGTcataaccgctggctcaatcctTTCGTTTGCTAATCCGTGGTAAGCAAGGTAAAAGAGAGCTATagtggttactacagaggatggtactcaggctagtggCGATACTGCTGAGGGAGGATACAAGATGAggcacatttgggaccgcattcttcgtagtgcagcagcgacacctagctgcagtacgaAGAACAACCATTCTTCGTTATCATCAGAAGGAAAGTGTCAGGCGGTCACCGAAAAACCTGTAGGTAAATTTCTCCTGGTTGTGTATGACGTGAGCTCTatactaagaaaaaaaatcaaatttttggTAATGGCATctgtttttatatatatataattagaCGAGTCGCTTGTTCCGTAAACTCACCAATGTGCCTTTTGGTGAGGAAACCCGAAATGGCCCCACCGATGAATAATCCGGCTGCGACACAGGACTGCGTCAGGAGGGTGGTGAAACCAGATTGTGCTcctgataaaaaaaaatcaaaacgtaGTTTCAGAAGTTGCTTGAGGGTCCAATCTTTTGACATTTCTTTCCAAGCACAATAACTACCTAGGACCAGAAAATTATGCCCAAAGCAtgcaaaaaacagaagttctgttgcagcacTAAGGAAAGCCGCCAGGTGGCATGATATAaaatttcattaatttcattttatttcttcGATAGTTCATGGCCCAACCACCTACTGAACTTAATCTTAAAACATTGTTTACAATCCATAGCGTCATGAGTTGTCCTACTAGAGCGAAAAAAACACCGTTAAAGCCGCTACTGGTACCCCAAAAATGAGCTTCTTACCGAAGAaacaagagctacatgtacctaccagTCCCATTGTTAGGCGGAGCCACTAGTAACGCGATCACAACCACCGATATCACAACTCCGGCCAGAGGACCGACACTGCTGCCGTGTTTTACCACCTCCCATTGGTCtgcaagaaagaaagacagaattaAAGTTTGAGTATTtaactttctgcaatgttcttttcaaacacacacacatataaacacactcacacaaacataaatgcacacatacacgcacacacatatgtacagacactcacacagatacacacacacacacacacacacacacacacacacacacacacacacacacacacacacacacacacacacacacacacacacacacttaaactCTCCCCGTCGTAATTCCCTGTAAGATACTCGCCTCTTGACTCTGCCCACAGTATGACAGCCATCACGATCAGCGCCCAGACAGCTTGAAGCTCGAACACGATCAGAATCTCAGATCGTAACTCCCTATTGGGGTCTGAAACGACGGAAAGAACATACAAGTCTGTCAACTAATTATAAAAGCAATTTGGCCCAGAATTTGTCAAACTGTTCAGAAAGGGAAATAGCCCTGTGTGGTCAAGGGAGATGTCAAATGCCATCATGTGTGTACTAAAATCTGGTACAGGCAACCACCGCCAGTCACTAGCCACATcgaaacagtcccgtccattctTAAATAtgatgtcccaaatatttcgatatacgtaattcactatactcagtgctatcgtcggatttaccaggatttatctcaatggatttgaacagcaaatttaagtacataatgacatgcgacaacccatgcatggtatacattgggaaatatatcaaagaatgtctagacgtaagaaactcctccaatgattatAAAAtaccattgtcatcccatactactacaccatattgtataagatagactgcttcaccatattgtataagatagactattATATAATGTTGTATTAGATAAATCGGtaagcctaatagaatgttatctatgtaccagtgaatgacatactttgtaccttgtacaattgttgtgcaataaagttattattatacatTATGATAGTTTACTCCACCCTGTACTCCTACAAGCATCCAAACGGATGAGTCATGACCAGGGGTAGTCCTAAATCTTATTGAACAGAGACATCCTTACCAGGCGCACCCGTCACCAATGGAGTAGTTTGTGCTGTTGCTGGTTCTGTAAACAAATATGCTCATTGTTATTCTTCATTTTGATAATTGGTTGTATCGCATTGACAGTCTGCCATTCGGTGCTAACTTATGTGACCTTAATACTACATGTGCCCCAGGTGCGACCTTGGGACACATCGTCACAATGTCTTGCAAGTCGGCTTTTGACCCATTTTGATTTGTACGCGGTTGATAGCACAACTTGTCCTCGATAAGAACTTCGCCCATCGctatatcaaaatcaaaatatcaaaataaaacaTCGAATATTCAGTTCTACTTCCGGGGCCCAAGTCGTGCGAGACACAGGCAACAGAACGAATTCGAACTCCTCTGGTCGATCGCGGTATTAGAAGATATGCCCTATGCCCTAGTCTGGAGCATTGTACctactattgtttattttgaaccGTCACAGTTTAGAGGTTAGgccaaagggcggttaaacCGGTTAAACAACTAAATAACATATtaaggaaggggggggggggtagagtGGATTATGGTGACTCACTAGGGTCCATTACAAAGCTCATGATTTTGCTAACCATGTCCTGTGCTTTCTCAGCGTATCTAATGAAGATGGCCCTACAGtggtgctgcgtacctaaacgtaacatcagctacaggtaccggtacaaaggtttaggtacaggtctgtacctgtacctgtacctgtacctgaacaatttgaaaaaattacatgtgttttttctgaacttcttcaatattaacagaaacataaataaactgtttacaacttgttaGTATCttcattcaaagaacataactagttttcctaccgccaaactcccttggccttgctaccaaaactcccggcctgcctgaatgatctgttgcatattagttacgcagTGTTGCATGCggccatgaggttaggagatcagtaacaaaataagcacatgtcggtgtaaatttatatcggtacagtaccggtacttcatgattcggtattttggacctgtacctaatcaatttctacggtacagtaccggtacacagtaccggcaCGCAGCACTAGTACTACGCTACAGTAATTGGTGGCAACTAGTTCCATCGTACGATAGTTCTGGGGATCACACGACAGGTTTCCAACAGCATTCATTGGAGAGTCGTTGAATTGCCGTGCAAGATTCAGCAGTTTCATGACAGAAAAGGCTTGTCATTGATCCTTGGCACAAAATTTTCTGTCATAGCTTAGCTGAAAATTCTACCATTTAGAAATTGCGACTGCGCAAACATAAGGTTGTTACACTTACCGACACTAAGCGTCAGCTGCAGTAGGACAAACAGAGCCGCAGTCACAAGGATCGGGTGGGAAAAACGTGAAGTCACTGTTGCACCGGCCATTTTTGCTCCTTAATTACGTAGACTGTTGTCCTGATTCACAGAAAACGCGGTTGTTCTACCTGTGTGCGACTTGTTGTTGTCAGAGCGTCAGACGACCCACAGGTCAAAGCAGAGTACCTGTCCAACTAGCCGTGCAAAGGTCACGTCAGGTCGCTGTAAAGACAACGTGTGCGGATCATGTTTCACCACGCTTGGATTGATAGTTTGTTGCCGTTGTTGTTTATTAGGCCGACTGCCTGTTGTCAGTGTCTTAAGCCAAAATGAatgtgtttaactttaagtatGTTTTCCACAAAATCAATCATACATGTGGGGTAAAATATGAGATGCTAAAATGTACAGGAAAAACCGATATAGATAGTCTATATTAGGAAGTTGCAAactgaggaggaagaggaaagaaaaaggaatgaaaatttaagaaaaaattaGCTCTCCGTGTCGGGGAATCGAACCCCGGTCTCCCGCGTGACAGGCGGGGATACTCACCACTATACTAACACGGATTGGCTGAGACGAGGCTGCAAAATAGCCGCCAAATATTTGAGCTCGTGAGCTATCGATCATTTGATAAAAACAATCGATCGATCAATAAAAATCGATCGACCGATTATTCTATTAAACAATGGACATTActacatatatgatatatcatacatatatcgtatatacatgtataagtattgTGTTTTGAGAGCATTTCAGTGATGCAGTTGGTATATGTTCCACCAGAGGGCGCTTACCATCTGTTTGCGTGTTCATAATAAACTTATACTAGGGTATCTTGTGGATATCTATTGATTTTACAAACTCTTCGCTAAATTGAAGCTTTAATAAATGTCATTTTAAAATGTCATTTTAGAATGTCATTTTAATGGCACGGAAAATCTAGGAGGAACAATACGAGACAAAAAGCGCGCTAGGATCATAAGGATGTGACTTGTAAAATAAAGTTGGTACGGTCTACTGGGGAATGGTTAGCCTGGATatcagacccccaaactctaaaatatctaacgttagatatttcagagtttgggggtctgatATCCAGGCTAACCATATATAGGTACCATTTcttaatctcaaagcagatattggggaggctaaatggtcatgtttttctaactgaTCATTTCGgtgacaaaaaacaaaataattccTTTTGATAAGTTGATCATTAAACCCAACATTAATACATAAGACAAAGCCAAGAATTTCCTGCAACAATGTTTATGTTAACTTATAAAATTGCAAAATACAATCAATTCATTCACACTCAATGTGATTTGGTCCTTGTATAATTCTACTGCTAAAACATCATTGAATTTGGTCCAACATTTTCAAGTTATGTCAATTACAAGTTAAATCATTCCTCAGTATAGCAAATATAGAGTTAGACATTATCATTTAGTATCAATAGCAAATTCCACATTAGATTGAATCACTattgaaaaagtagaaaaatcTATAAAATCTCTTCCTCTATACAACACTGATTTTTGTTTAAAGCGTTGATTaaattttgcaaacaaaatcctATTATGTCAAAAGAATAATCTAGCCGACAGTACACTAGTATTTGTCTCAAATGCCATGATAGCAGTACTTGTATTTCACCTTATAATGATACTAGTACTAATTGAAATTGACTGTGAATATTCACTGCATAGCAAAAACTGCATACTGGTACATTGTGATCATTAATGTACAATTACAGTATaatatttgaaatgtataaTTTTTGAAGCAATTCCTATCTGATGCATAGGTTAAGTATACAATATACTGTAGAGGAATGTAAAAAGGAACAGAAATGTGTAATTTAGACTTGAAATATTAcctttataaaaaaaactacttATTGTGCTTCTTTCTCTTTGCTGCGCTTGCTGCATGCACCTTGTTTAAACACAGCATTAATTCAAAGACCTGTAAACATTACTTGAGTCTCAACAGTATTCATCTGGCTACACATAGATGTTAAAGTTAGCCTATGCCAGTCttacatattttacaaattttgttGAAATCACAATAAGTTATATTCCTAAAATGACCATACAATGGCACGATTGTTTCAGTACATATACTCTACATTTGGCATTAGCAATTACCatgtctttgattatagaacactatacatttgtttttactttgattAAGAAATGTGGTCGCATTTGGTCTCTTAAGTAAATACTTTTGTTATGTAACTAATAGAATGCTTAAAAGCACAGCAACACACAGCAACGTTTTAGTAAAATTGATTGTCAAGAAAATAGAATCTCTCAAAGATTGTCAAAATTGCTCAAGTAGAAAAGTTATAAAAGATAGCTTTTACGTAAGGAATGTCTATGAAGGGTTCTACTTATAAGATCATTTATATTCTATATACAAGATGGCActctttgtaaaaaaattgcattgCTAAGCAAGCTGCGATATGAAATATTCTCCTTGGCTACTCTATGCGTGAGCTATGCTCTAGCTTAGATATTTCATGAATAAAAAGTTTTATGGCACTATGAAATACAAAAAgaaagcatttccatctattACTATTACAACTGTTTATAAATGCAGTACAGATTATGGTATGTGCACACAAATAGGAGGACTTACACAAACATGTAGGTAGTTGGTCCTGATgtatctactacatgtacattcgaTTTGTTAAAGCACACTTTTCTCGTACGGAATACTGAAGTAGGAAACTTTATGAACACTCTGTGCTCTTTGCAACTGTCTCACATTGCCTTCTTCAAAAGAGATAAAAACAAGCTGTATACAAAGTACAGTGCATACAGTGAAAACATACAGTGAAAATGTACTTTCAAAGTTTTATGCTTACAGCAAGAATCTTTGATACTTCCTTTAAACTTGAACCATTCCTTTCTTTGTAAACTGTATTGATTTCCGTCCATACAAGGGGCTGTACAAATTTGGAACTTGCTCTGAACCATATCTTTGCAAAATAATTTGTTGCCTATATGTAAGATGTGTTCTGCATCAGCTTGTGTTACAGGTTTGAGTTTAGACACAAGCTTCACAAGTACAAGTATGGGTCCAACTTCACTCTAATCTAAGGCTGGGTCACCTGTATGACACACTGCAATTGGAACCAGCCATTGCATGTGAACTTGTCATACATAGTTATTTGAAGACAATTTGTAGACACTTTATCATTGTGACACAGAATGGATCCAATGTATTATTCTAACTTCAAAACAAGCAACTGCTTGATATTTGACAAGCCGAAATGTCACATACACAAGTTAATACATATCATGGTGACTGGTGTTTCATTATCAGTGTGCATGTATGCATGTTCAAATTTCAAGTATATCTGTACCGACAAACCTCACAGTCTGTATATAAGTAAGTGACCACTTGAGATTCTTGGTAAAAATGGTcctgtagacaggtggtcacttatgGACTGAGTAGTTACAAAACTATACCGTACTTGAATTTGATCCTGTATGTTTACAAATTATTTTGTAAGTACCAGTAATACATATATAGGACCTATAGTATATTGTCAATTTATTCTGTATGTCAGCACAGAGAAGAGGTAATTTATATCATGGTGACCGGAGTTTCGTCGTCAGTTGTGCTCCCACTCTGCGACTGTTCCTGAGCGCGTCTTCTCGAAGCGTTCCAGTTTATCGAGGCGTACTCCGTGGGTTCGTCGTCATAGCGAGGCTTGGGCGGAGCGGGCTTGGCCGGCTTCTTCGGGGGAGGTTTGACTTGGAAGTCGCTGAGCTCGGCATAAATTAGTCCCTGTGGGTTCTTCACCCTATCTGGCATTGAGTCCTAGCAGAAAAACAAACGATCAAAACTTGTAAATTAATTTTATTCTTTCATTTCATTACCTTCTAGCCATACGACTACTTTTCCAGGGATCaaataagaaaatacataattgtATTTATTAGCACATCATGAAATAAGCACACAAATGAAACATAGCATGCATTAATGATTAGAAAAACCTGCTTAATATAATAAGAAATGCAAAATCTTAAGCTTGTTTCCTGGTTTTGAAATAAAATCTTACAGGTCCTGGGGTGGAAATGTATACAATACACATTTCAAAAGAATGACATATATGTTTCTggtgcatagaaaaaaaaaaaggttttcatttGGATATTGAAATTTGCAGCtactcagatgaactttgagACTACACTACATGTCCATGACACAGAAGAGAAAGGTGTCAGGTGTCTCAcctgtgggttctcatatggaTTCTCATCAGCTGGTGCAGCTGCAGCACCTGTAACAGGTAACAGGTGGGGTAAGCACACCTGTAACTTCTACATACACTCCAGGAAGTaagactacatgtaccacataACAGACTAGGTAATGAGTTAAAGTATACCATTGCTTGAAATGTCAGCCAcaagtttcatattttgttgcccAACTATACACAAATGTTCCTATTCAAgatccattttgaaaaaaaaggctaTAAGCAAGtctaaggaaaatagacatgcGTTGCACTGAGAGAATCATACTC
It contains:
- the LOC136424459 gene encoding uncharacterized protein; this encodes MAGATVTSRFSHPILVTAALFVLLQLTLSVEPATAQTTPLVTGAPDPNRELRSEILIVFELQAVWALIVMAVILWAESRDQWEVVKHGSSVGPLAGVVISVVVIALLVAPPNNGTGAQSGFTTLLTQSCVAAGLFIGGAISGFLTKRHIGVGPRFSYATMSLLIAVGLMTSISGTVNAALRVGQDGGLAGVILGSICMFLWVVAFAWYMYRVCTCGRGQAA